A segment of the Bacillus pseudomycoides genome:
GATGGTAAATGGTGTGCCCACTTCGAGCACACGATTGCTCTTACAGAAGCAGGATACGAAATCCTTACCACTTTATAAGTAGCTGGCTCTCCGGGATTTCAGAGCAGTGTAAAATGTTACTGAAGAAGGGAGAACTATTGAATGGCTAAAGATGATGTAATTGAAGTCGAAGGTACCGTTCTTGAAACGTTGCCAAATGCTATGTTCAAAGTAGAATTAGAGAATGGGCATGTCGTATTGGCTCACGTTTCTGGTAAAATCCGTATGAACTTCATTCGTATTTTACCAGGAGACAAAGTTACGGTAGAATTATCTCCGTACGATTTAAATCGTGGTCGTATTACGTACCGTTTTAAATAATATAGCACTCCGTAATCTTTAAGGAGGTTCGAG
Coding sequences within it:
- the infA gene encoding translation initiation factor IF-1; translation: MAKDDVIEVEGTVLETLPNAMFKVELENGHVVLAHVSGKIRMNFIRILPGDKVTVELSPYDLNRGRITYRFK